The Vitis vinifera cultivar Pinot Noir 40024 chromosome 7, ASM3070453v1 genomic interval GAATCGAGTCAAATTTCAGTAGAGGGTATGGTATCAAATAGTTCCTcactttttcattgtttttcttgGAACCTTTGATTTGCCAGATTATCATATACATGATATTGAAGCCTATGGACCTCTAACTAATGCCAGCTTACTTAAGCAAGACAAATCTTAGTTGATAAAAAATTGCACATTCTAGCCGACACTTTAGTAGACAATCTAAAATGAACTACAAGGAGTCATTTTCACAAAGTTAGAGTGAGGGGGGGAATGTATTAAGGCATAATCATGAATAGGACAAGTAAACTAATACACACCAAATAATTAGTTCACCTGATTCACAACCAACTCGGCCATGAACCGACTGCCAAATGTCGAGATTATGTAAGCTATAAGATCACAATCTTCAGGCAAATGGGCATTATTTAATTTACTAGGTGATCCAGAGTTTCAGGACTAGGCCATGAcctttctaattttaattggaaAGCGAAATGCTTTGCCTTTGTATAGAGTGACATAATCTCATGTAAAAACCTCAGTATTAGGTAATCCAACACTAGGGTTTCTAATCAATGGTTAGCAGGTTCTTTTTAGGTATAGTTTTGGTTGTGTTTAGGGTTCTATCAGCACACGTGCACATATATAGTCCACAAGTTTCATACtaatgttattattttaaacattcTTAGTTGGAGCTTATCAAGAGAATTAAAGATTAAAGACCAAATGGGGGGACCATTTGGACTATAATTGAGCTAGTTGTGTCTTTTCTTAAAGCTTTTTAGGGTTTAGATTGCTTCCACAAACCCCCTAAGCATCCATGGTTACCTAAGAAAAGGAACCTAACTCATGCCAACAATGGAAATTGCCTGCCATTGTGTCCCTCATTGACAATGACCAGGTTGGCGTCATGACTCGCCACGTAATGTTGTCGAACCTTTGCCATGGACATGGTGCATATACATATAGACATGCACATACACATGTGTGTAACGTCTATATAGCAGCGACGACGTGTCTGTGTTTGACAGGATCAAGTTTCTCTTTATAGATCAAGATGGTTGATGATATAGGTACTAATGCAGATAGAGACTATGATCATAAGTATAATTATGCAGGTGGTAGCAGTGTTTCGGCTGAGGATGGGATCATCAAGGAACAAGATCGATTGCTGCCGATCGCCAATGTTGGACGGATCATGAAGCAGATCCTGCCACCTAATGCAAAAATCTCCAAGGAAGCAAAAGAAACCATGCAAGAATGTGTCTCGGAGTTCATTAGCTTTGTGACTGGAGAAGCATCTGACAAGTGTCACAAGGAGAAGCGCAAGACTGTCAATGGGGACGACATTTGTTGGGCTTTGGGAACTTTAGGGTTTGATGACTATGCTGAACCGCTTAAAAGGTATTTGCATAGATATAGGGAGTTAGAAGGTGAGAAAGCTAACCAGAGTAAGGCtagtgaagaaaatgatgaacCTTCAAATTATAGAGGTGAACCACCAATGAAGCATACAGTTTCACCTGCTCCACTGAAGTTCAATGTGCTTGAGAGGAGTAATAGCTCTCTTTCCAAGCGACTTTAGGGGCTTTAGGAGCTTTGATGAAATCATCATCAAGATTATAATTTCTACTTGTAAATTATGatcttgatgatgatgatgtgatGATATATGTTGTTGGTGATGAAAATGGCCATTCCCTTTTGGGGGTGGGAGGAGTATTTGTCTGTTTTCCTTTGTACGGGTTTAGAAATCTTGGGCTTGTTTTTGCTCGACTGTTTTTAGCTTAAGGATCATGTGAAAATTGTGTCAAGCGCTAATCCTTGTATCTTCTGCTTCAAATTATGAGGTCTGTTCACTGTTGGAGGTAGTTTTACAGAATAATATGATGATATTTGTATCTTGGTTTGCGATTCGGAATTTAAGCATGACATCTAGGGCTTGGTTTGAGCTTAATAATGCATTTTACTAATTCGTTTCCCTTGATTTTTGATCTTTCAACTATATTAAGTAGGAGTTTAAGATGAATTGGATGATTCGCTCTTAGCCTTCTTTCACACTAGAGTACTGACAATCACGAAACCACTCACCCCAATCTTCAACACTAATTACAACAATATTGAAACATATTCACTGGACATAATGCATCTTAAATTTGATTAACATAGGATTAATGATTAGGGTTTTGCAATTCGTTAGTTTAGCTGGTCTCTGCTTATTTCTTGTCAATGATTATTTAGGTTTATCTTGCTCTAGGAACATCTTCCTGCTGTGAATGCTGATGATTAATTagacctataaaaaaaatgattgatggGGTAATTAGATTCCTGGGGTTTTGTTGAATCTTTTGTCAAGCCTTTTATGTAGAATGCTCATCATCAGTTccaattcattttcttctacCCCATGAGTGTTTTAGCAGTTTGAACTTACTACCTTGACTCCTTGCTCAAGCATACACCAAGCATGAGTGTGAGCCTCCAGGTATCCATCAACACTTGTGATATTCCAAGTTGCCCTAAAGGTGTCCAGAATTAGGGTTTTCTTCCAAAACCCTAGATCCAGGGA includes:
- the LOC104879763 gene encoding nuclear transcription factor Y subunit B-5 produces the protein MVDDIGTNADRDYDHKYNYAGGSSVSAEDGIIKEQDRLLPIANVGRIMKQILPPNAKISKEAKETMQECVSEFISFVTGEASDKCHKEKRKTVNGDDICWALGTLGFDDYAEPLKRYLHRYRELEGEKANQSKASEENDEPSNYRGEPPMKHTVSPAPLKFNVLERSNSSLSKRL